The Treponema rectale genome includes a window with the following:
- a CDS encoding PLP-dependent cysteine synthase family protein, with product MKYFDSMQALVGNTPLVKLSNSDIPEGIQLFAKLELYNPSGSVKDRTGRYMVADAEKKGLLKKGGTIVEGTAGNTGLGIAFAALKNGYKVIFVVPTKFSQEKQTLMKALGAQIINTPREEGMLGAAKKAEEIRSQIEGAVSLEQFLNQANPLAHYETTGPEIYNDLDGKIDYLVAGAGSGGTYTGIVRYLKERNPEIKGVLADPEGSTMGGGEHGDYNIEGIGNDFIPETMDMSLVDKVIKITDDDAFGGSRFLARREGIFAGSSSGAAFSAAKKLALELAEKKQKANIVVVFPDRGDRYFSKNLYE from the coding sequence ATGAAGTATTTTGATTCGATGCAGGCTCTTGTAGGAAATACACCTCTTGTAAAACTCAGCAATTCTGACATTCCGGAAGGTATTCAGCTTTTTGCAAAACTGGAACTGTATAATCCTTCTGGAAGTGTTAAGGACAGAACCGGCCGCTATATGGTTGCTGATGCAGAAAAAAAAGGACTGCTTAAAAAAGGCGGAACAATTGTAGAAGGAACTGCCGGCAATACAGGACTGGGAATTGCTTTTGCTGCCTTAAAAAACGGTTACAAAGTTATATTTGTCGTACCTACAAAATTCAGTCAGGAGAAGCAGACTTTGATGAAAGCTTTGGGAGCTCAGATTATTAATACTCCTCGAGAGGAAGGAATGCTTGGAGCTGCAAAAAAAGCAGAAGAAATCCGTTCTCAGATAGAGGGGGCAGTTTCTCTCGAACAGTTTTTAAATCAGGCAAATCCTCTGGCACATTATGAAACGACAGGTCCTGAAATTTATAATGACCTTGACGGTAAGATAGATTATCTTGTTGCGGGAGCAGGAAGCGGCGGAACTTATACAGGAATTGTCCGATACTTGAAGGAACGTAATCCTGAGATAAAAGGGGTTCTTGCTGATCCTGAAGGTTCAACAATGGGTGGCGGTGAACACGGGGATTATAATATAGAAGGAATTGGAAATGATTTTATTCCTGAAACAATGGATATGTCTCTTGTTGATAAGGTAATAAAAATTACTGATGATGATGCCTTCGGCGGTTCAAGATTTCTTGCCCGTCGTGAAGGAATTTTTGCCGGTAGTTCCAGCGGTGCGGCTTTTTCTGCTGCAAAAAAACTTGCACTGGAACTTGCAGAAAAAAAACAGAAGGCAAATATCGTAGTTGTTTTCCCGGATCGTGGAGACAGATATTTCAGTAAGAATCTTTACGAGTAA
- a CDS encoding MetQ/NlpA family ABC transporter substrate-binding protein has translation MKKIFGLGLVLVGMAAALVSCKKEDALKVGVCAGPYGDMFVEAIQPQLEKKGYKVKIIEFSDYVQPNNALAEKDIDVNMFQHSTYLKKFSADHKLELSYLTEIPTAAMGIFADKYKSVDSLPAGSVIAIPNDDTNLSRALRVLAQTGAVTIDPSADPSKATVKDLSENPKHFTFKEVSAEILPNVLDSVGAAIINGNYAIGAGLKLTDAIYNEQLLPGYFNVIAVRTEDIEKDFAKDIYSIVHSDEFRKVIEDPKKQYAAFGRPSGYLD, from the coding sequence ATGAAAAAGATTTTTGGTTTAGGTCTGGTATTAGTTGGAATGGCTGCAGCATTAGTTTCCTGCAAGAAAGAGGATGCTCTTAAAGTTGGTGTTTGTGCCGGTCCTTATGGAGACATGTTTGTTGAAGCAATTCAGCCTCAGCTTGAAAAGAAAGGTTACAAAGTTAAGATTATTGAATTCTCTGATTATGTTCAGCCGAATAATGCTCTTGCAGAAAAAGACATTGATGTAAATATGTTCCAGCATTCAACATATCTTAAGAAGTTTTCTGCTGATCATAAACTGGAGCTTTCTTATCTGACAGAAATCCCTACAGCAGCAATGGGAATCTTTGCAGACAAGTACAAATCGGTTGATTCACTTCCAGCCGGTTCTGTAATTGCTATTCCTAATGATGATACAAACTTAAGTCGTGCACTCCGTGTTCTTGCTCAGACCGGAGCAGTTACTATTGATCCGTCAGCAGATCCTTCTAAGGCAACTGTAAAAGATCTTTCGGAAAATCCAAAGCATTTTACTTTTAAGGAAGTAAGTGCCGAAATTCTTCCGAACGTACTGGACAGTGTAGGAGCTGCAATCATAAACGGAAACTATGCAATTGGTGCAGGACTTAAGCTTACTGATGCAATTTATAATGAACAGCTTCTGCCTGGTTATTTCAATGTTATTGCAGTTCGCACTGAAGATATTGAAAAAGACTTTGCAAAAGATATTTATTCAATTGTTCATTCTGATGAATTCAGAAAAGTTATTGAAGATCCGAAGAAGCAGTACGCTGCATTCGGAAGGCCGTCCGGTTATCTGGATTAA
- a CDS encoding methionine ABC transporter ATP-binding protein: MISFKNVDVVFKEHRQTVHAVKNVSFDIEDGDVFGIVGGSGAGKSTLLRTINQLQKITSGEVIVNGVSVKGLKHKPLHELRKSVGMIFQHFNLAESKTVYENIAFSLEDAGWKKEDIEKRVDELLEFVKITDKKYVYPAKLSGGQKQRVAIARALANNTKILLCDEPTSALDAETTASVLKLIKEVNEKLGVTVVIITHELDVVKSICSKVVVMKNGEVVEKGDVYEVFTNPQNDFTKELLAHEQNFKFPEEIWNSVNGDIVKLVYKGEAATESVLSEITARNHVKFNILHGKIEYISSKPLGILFVNLSGDAANIETVKLELASKIYRLEKVVA, translated from the coding sequence ATGATTAGTTTTAAAAATGTAGATGTTGTTTTTAAGGAACACAGGCAGACTGTTCATGCCGTTAAGAATGTTTCTTTTGATATTGAAGACGGAGATGTTTTTGGAATTGTTGGTGGAAGTGGAGCCGGTAAGAGTACCCTTTTAAGGACAATCAATCAGCTTCAGAAGATAACTTCAGGAGAAGTGATTGTTAATGGTGTTTCTGTTAAAGGTCTAAAACATAAACCGCTTCATGAACTTCGCAAAAGTGTGGGAATGATTTTTCAGCATTTTAATCTGGCAGAGAGCAAGACTGTTTATGAGAACATTGCTTTTTCTCTGGAAGATGCAGGCTGGAAAAAGGAAGATATTGAAAAGCGTGTAGATGAACTTTTGGAATTTGTAAAAATTACGGATAAAAAATATGTTTATCCTGCAAAACTTTCAGGAGGACAGAAACAGCGCGTTGCAATAGCCCGTGCGCTTGCAAACAATACTAAGATTCTTTTGTGTGATGAACCAACCTCTGCTCTTGATGCAGAAACAACGGCATCGGTTTTAAAACTAATCAAGGAAGTAAACGAAAAGCTTGGTGTAACTGTCGTAATCATTACTCATGAACTTGACGTCGTTAAATCAATCTGCAGTAAAGTTGTAGTAATGAAAAACGGAGAAGTTGTTGAAAAAGGTGATGTTTACGAAGTTTTCACCAATCCGCAGAATGACTTTACAAAAGAACTGCTTGCGCATGAACAGAATTTTAAATTCCCGGAAGAAATCTGGAACAGTGTAAATGGTGATATTGTAAAACTGGTTTATAAAGGTGAAGCGGCAACTGAAAGCGTCCTTTCAGAAATAACTGCAAGGAATCACGTTAAGTTTAATATTCTTCACGGCAAGATTGAGTATATTAGTTCTAAACCTCTGGGTATTCTTTTTGTAAATCTCTCTGGAGATGCGGCAAATATAGAAACAGTAAAGCTTGAACTTGCTTCAAAAATTTATCGTCTTGAAAAGGTGGTGGCATAA